In Halomonas qaidamensis, the genomic stretch ACTCGCCTAGCTCATCAACAGCGGCGATAAACTCACGGGCAGGCTTTTCGCCGCGAAAATCGACAATCCAATCAGGCGCGTAATCTGAGCCAATCGGCTTATCAATCACCACCTTTGCTTTTCGCGGGTTGCTCGCCAGCGCTTGTGCTGTAAACCATGTCATGGTTAATCGTCCTCGTTTTCGTCGTCGTTGGCGGCCAATGCTTCAAGCGCTTTGTGCAGCCCGCCATTTTTGGCCGTGATACGGGGGTCTGAATCCAACACCAGTTTGTAGGTGTCGGCGCTCCGGTTGCCCTTGGCAATTTCTGCATCCAGCAGGTTGAGCGACCAACCACGCTCGCCTGCTTTCTCGCTGCGCGGGGCAAAGCCTGCGCGCACTTCGAGCATGTCGGCGGTGACTTCTTTTAGCGGGTCTACCCATGCCCACTTGGGCGCGATCCAGTCGATGGCCAGCAGCTCTTTGCGCATTTGCCAGTAGCCAGGAATGATTAGCCGCCCAGTAATTACCGCCACATCTAGCCACTTGGCAGCGACGCGGCGGCACCACTGGTGCACCATTAAATTGGCTTGGAGCATTTCAGCGCGGCGGCGAAACTCTAAAAGGCCCGCACGTATTGAGCTGTAGTTGACGCCTTTTAGGTCGCCGGTCATTTGCTCATAGGTAAGCCCAGCGCCAGCGCCCACCGCCAGCAGCTCAGTACGTAGCCACTCGGTGTACTGGCCTTGAATATCTGGCGGTGCCGAGAAAGTGACTTCTTCGTCATCTTCCATGTAGTGAATGCCGCCGGGCGTAAACTCTTCAAAGCGCTCTACTTCCCCTGGGGCTTTCACTAACTCGCCAAAATATGGCCCTTCCTGCTCTGGGTCTTGATTGGTTTTTCGTTTAACGAACGCACCAAATAATTGCGCCAGCTTCTGCCGCGCTAGCGTGGCGTCCTGCATTTCGTCAATCTCATAGAGCCGCACAATGACGCTGGTTAGCTCTGGCACACCGCGCAACTGGCCGGGGCGAGTGCGGCGGTACATGTGAATAACGTTATCTGCAGGCACTGGCACCCGCGTGTTTAGCTCCATCGTTAGGTTTTCGTGAGGGTGGTAGCGCCACAAATGAAAAGCGGTGCGCTGGCCGATGGCATTAAACTCAATGCCCATCTTGATCAATCGCCCGCCAAAGGCTTGCGAGTACGCTGGGTCTAGATGTTCGGCTTCGACCACCTGCAGCTGTAACGGTACGCTTAGGCCGTCACTGGTGCGGCGGTAGCGAAACCGCCCCAATACCTCGCCCGCCTCAAACTGCGCACCCGCTGCAAGCGCCTGCTGGCCGTAGAAATTATCTATACCGTCCGCGTCGCTTTCTTCTACCCACTCATCCCATAACGCTTGTATGACAGGGTTTCCCCACTGAGGCTTAATGCCAGTGCCTACCAAATTGGAAACGTATTTTTCTTTAGCGCTAGCGGCGTATGCGTTGTTTCTAATTGCGTGGTGGCTGCGGGCCTGCAGCGTAGAAAGCGAGTTTTCGATGGGGCCGTTGGGTCCGGTCACCGCCGTGCCCTTGCCTGCCATCCGGCGGCGGTGGCTGCCGCCCTCGTAATAGGCGCGCACCGGCACTTGTTTGCCATCACGCACGGTCATGCGGATGCGGGGCTTATTTGCGATCATTTCACAGCCCCTTATTGGTCATGACCAAGCGAGTGCGCGTTCGGCGCTTTCCGGTTTGCGCTTGTATGTCGGTTTTAATCCGATACTCAAGCGCTTCAAGTTCTGGCAGTCCGGTGCGGTCAAACTGCACTGTTCGACCATTTTGGGTAATCGAGACAACGCGCTTGCCGGTGCTTAAATCAATAATGGCCTGCCGAACCTCGGCAAGCTGTTCGGTCGTGAAGGCCATCAGCGGCGCTCCTAAATTCTGGGTTTCACCACTTTTCGGCGGCGTTTGGCAGCGGGTGCAGCGGCGGCTTTTGGCGGCTGGGCAGTGTCGGCGTCGGGATCATCAGGGGTGAATACCAATAGATTGGCATCCCAGTGGTCGGCCCATGTGGGCGGCGCTTGCCAGTCGATCTTTTCGCCTTTCAGCAGGATGAACACCACAAGGTTGTAGACGAACAAATCAAACGCTTCGTTGGGCTTACTGCCGGGCCGCGACCACTTGCCGGTAGCTGGGTCGCGCACTTCATAGGTCAGCTCGTCAAACCACCAAAGTTGCAGCCAATCCGGCGTGTGCAGGTAGCCCGCGCCGGGCTCCTCTCGGTCGATCATCGCCGCGACGGTATCTTTCAGCGTGTCGGTGCCCAGCAGGTAAAGCGGCACATCGCCGCGCGCGCCGCTACTGCGATTTTTTCGCCCGGTGTTATCTGGCTCTGTTTTACGAATGCGGCTAGCGGTCTTGGTGCTGCCGCCCTTGAGCAAATAAACTCGACTTTGCAGGCCATCTTTAACTAAGCGGCGATAGTACTCATACGCTTGAGACGTAACGCTTTCAGTGCCTTTACCTTCGCCGCCGGTGTCTATACCCATGGCTAGAACCGGCATACGCCGTCCGCTGCCATCCGCCAGCTTATAGGTACGCTTTAGCACGTCGCGGGTTAGCAAATCCCAGTCTTCGGGCTGCGTCATGGGGTTAATGTGCCGGGGCGGTTGGTCACCGTCGGGGCCGCGATCTTCTTTGATGTTGAAGCGGTCAACAAGCCAGGTTTCACGGTTTGGCCCCCAGCCGTGTACTTGCACCACAAAGCGGCGATCTTTACCGCCTTGAACGTCAACAGCGGCAGTAAGAAACCGCACCCCATGGGGCACGGTGCGATGCTGGTAGGCTTCGCCGCGATCTTTTAGCCGCTGGCCTGATCGTTTGGTGCCTGGGGTTCGGTTAACGTAGGGGCGACCCCAGTCAACGTTGATAACCGATTGCAGGTCTTTTTGATTGCCGGTGGTTTGAAATGTCTCTTCGGCTGCATTGAGCTTGCTTAACAACGAAGCCCATGTTTGATCCGATGCCGCTGGGCCTTCCATCCAAAAAGATGCAATACGAGTTTCACGGCGGGTGCCTATCAGCTCACCGTCAAGGGTTAACTCGCAACCTTCGGGCACCCAGCGCGCCGACAAATTCAGCTCACGCTTTAAGTTTGGGTCTAGCTCATTCCCACAATGCGGACAAAACACCCGCGCGCTAAGCATGTTGAAGTTTTCTTGAATCGGCTGAAACCAGCGGCGACAACCATTCTCCGGGCATTGCCAGTACAAGCGGCGGCGGTCGCCCTGGTTGTATAGATCCAATATCCCAGTAGTCGGCGGGGATCGGTGCGGCTCGCTCTCCGGCTGTTGCCAATCAGCATCTAGCACCGGCCTGCCGGGCGAACTCTCTACTAACGTCATGCCAGTCGAGCCAAACGTTTGAGTACGCTTGCTAGCCAGTACCCAGCCGGAACCCTCGCCGCCTACGTTCTCGGTCATCCGGTCGTAGTCGGTCAGCAGCACAAATTGATAGTCCGACGACGCGAAAACATTTTTTGAGGGATGCTTAATCGCCAGCATGTTGCCAGCGCGAAAAATAATGTCGTGAACGTTGTTGTCGTGACCGCGCGGGCTGAGCCGTTTCAATAATTCAGGCGAGGCGTTAAAGCTACGCTGTAAACGTTTTTTGCTGTACTCGCTAGCTTTAGCCTCAGTGATTTGCACCACCAGCCCATCGCCGGGGTCATTGATAATTTTGTAACAAATAAAACCATCAACTAACCCGATGGTTTTACCTGTACGCGCCGGGCCAACAAATATCACCGCGTCATACATGCGCGACCCCATGCAATCCATGGGTTCAATCATGTAGGGGGTTTTGTCAGGCTTCCAAAGCGTTTTAGTGCCGTTACCGTGTACCACGTACATCGACTCGGCCACCGCCTCACTGACCCGCACCCTGCGCGGCGGGCGTAACAGCGTAGCAATATCGCGGCGGATAGCGGCAGCGTCAGCAGTTTTAGCCATCGTCTGCACTCTCCGTATCCCCTACCGCTGCTTGGTACATCTCTTCCCGCAACGCATCAATAACGTGCTGCACGCGCTCGATAGCTTCGGGGGCTAGCCCTGCATCACGCTCCAACGCATCGGGCAATGAATCCAGGCCAGCCGCTACCGTCTTGGCAAGCATGCTCATTTCACGGGCAAACTCATGCGCAGGCACAAGCTGTTTAAGCTGGGTTTCAACTTTCAGGCGCTCAGTTTCAGATTGAAACCAAGCCTTTCTTTCATGCGGGAATTGATCAAAATCCAGACCACCAGCAATGGGCTTCTTCTCACCAAACAACGCCGGGCCAATATCGGACAGCGCATACGTAGGGTTGCCGCGCTTTGATCCCGCCGGGGAAACGCCGCTTTCCTGCAGGCGCTTTGCCACCGTTCGACGGTCTAAACCGAAGGCTTGGCCAATCTTACTTACAGACCAGTTGTAGGCATCTTTGCTATTCAAAACCTCGCCCATAGATGCCCACCTCTTGCGGCGCTGATTACCCCCGCTCAGCTGTACATGA encodes the following:
- a CDS encoding phage portal protein, with amino-acid sequence MIANKPRIRMTVRDGKQVPVRAYYEGGSHRRRMAGKGTAVTGPNGPIENSLSTLQARSHHAIRNNAYAASAKEKYVSNLVGTGIKPQWGNPVIQALWDEWVEESDADGIDNFYGQQALAAGAQFEAGEVLGRFRYRRTSDGLSVPLQLQVVEAEHLDPAYSQAFGGRLIKMGIEFNAIGQRTAFHLWRYHPHENLTMELNTRVPVPADNVIHMYRRTRPGQLRGVPELTSVIVRLYEIDEMQDATLARQKLAQLFGAFVKRKTNQDPEQEGPYFGELVKAPGEVERFEEFTPGGIHYMEDDEEVTFSAPPDIQGQYTEWLRTELLAVGAGAGLTYEQMTGDLKGVNYSSIRAGLLEFRRRAEMLQANLMVHQWCRRVAAKWLDVAVITGRLIIPGYWQMRKELLAIDWIAPKWAWVDPLKEVTADMLEVRAGFAPRSEKAGERGWSLNLLDAEIAKGNRSADTYKLVLDSDPRITAKNGGLHKALEALAANDDENEDD
- a CDS encoding DUF1441 family protein; the encoded protein is MGEVLNSKDAYNWSVSKIGQAFGLDRRTVAKRLQESGVSPAGSKRGNPTYALSDIGPALFGEKKPIAGGLDFDQFPHERKAWFQSETERLKVETQLKQLVPAHEFAREMSMLAKTVAAGLDSLPDALERDAGLAPEAIERVQHVIDALREEMYQAAVGDTESADDG
- the gpW gene encoding gpW family protein gives rise to the protein MAFTTEQLAEVRQAIIDLSTGKRVVSITQNGRTVQFDRTGLPELEALEYRIKTDIQAQTGKRRTRTRLVMTNKGL
- a CDS encoding phage terminase large subunit family protein; the encoded protein is MAKTADAAAIRRDIATLLRPPRRVRVSEAVAESMYVVHGNGTKTLWKPDKTPYMIEPMDCMGSRMYDAVIFVGPARTGKTIGLVDGFICYKIINDPGDGLVVQITEAKASEYSKKRLQRSFNASPELLKRLSPRGHDNNVHDIIFRAGNMLAIKHPSKNVFASSDYQFVLLTDYDRMTENVGGEGSGWVLASKRTQTFGSTGMTLVESSPGRPVLDADWQQPESEPHRSPPTTGILDLYNQGDRRRLYWQCPENGCRRWFQPIQENFNMLSARVFCPHCGNELDPNLKRELNLSARWVPEGCELTLDGELIGTRRETRIASFWMEGPAASDQTWASLLSKLNAAEETFQTTGNQKDLQSVINVDWGRPYVNRTPGTKRSGQRLKDRGEAYQHRTVPHGVRFLTAAVDVQGGKDRRFVVQVHGWGPNRETWLVDRFNIKEDRGPDGDQPPRHINPMTQPEDWDLLTRDVLKRTYKLADGSGRRMPVLAMGIDTGGEGKGTESVTSQAYEYYRRLVKDGLQSRVYLLKGGSTKTASRIRKTEPDNTGRKNRSSGARGDVPLYLLGTDTLKDTVAAMIDREEPGAGYLHTPDWLQLWWFDELTYEVRDPATGKWSRPGSKPNEAFDLFVYNLVVFILLKGEKIDWQAPPTWADHWDANLLVFTPDDPDADTAQPPKAAAAPAAKRRRKVVKPRI